The Desulfobulbaceae bacterium genome has a window encoding:
- the cobM gene encoding precorrin-4 C(11)-methyltransferase, producing MNPVYFVGAGPGDPELLTIKGRRLLNEADLIVFAGSLVNPALLSGLDAEIHDSAGLNLEEIAALMAAAQRLGRKVVRLHTGDPAIFGAIKEQMAELDRKGVPYEVVPGVSSMAATAAALKSELTLPEVSQTVIITRQAGRTPVPERENLISLASHQATMMIFLSAGLIDQVVTDLQAGGYPDDTPVAVVEKASWPEERIIRGDLTNIAQQVKEAGIVKTAMIAVGQAFAQADLKAVSKLYDKNFAHGCRG from the coding sequence ATGAACCCAGTATATTTTGTCGGGGCCGGCCCCGGCGACCCGGAACTTCTGACCATTAAGGGCCGCCGCTTGTTGAATGAGGCCGACCTGATCGTCTTTGCAGGCTCCCTGGTCAACCCGGCGCTGCTCTCCGGACTTGACGCCGAGATCCACGACTCGGCAGGGCTCAACCTGGAAGAAATTGCGGCCCTGATGGCGGCAGCCCAACGCCTGGGGCGCAAGGTCGTTCGCTTGCATACCGGGGATCCGGCGATCTTTGGGGCGATCAAGGAACAGATGGCGGAACTTGACAGAAAGGGGGTGCCGTACGAGGTGGTGCCGGGGGTGAGTTCGATGGCCGCCACCGCCGCAGCCCTAAAGAGCGAACTCACTCTGCCCGAGGTCTCCCAGACCGTGATCATCACCCGTCAGGCTGGCCGGACCCCGGTGCCGGAACGAGAGAATCTGATCTCTTTGGCCAGCCATCAGGCCACAATGATGATTTTTCTGAGCGCCGGGCTAATTGACCAGGTGGTGACCGATCTGCAAGCCGGCGGCTACCCGGACGACACCCCGGTGGCGGTGGTGGAAAAGGCCAGCTGGCCGGAAGAACGGATTATCCGCGGAGATTTGACCAACATCGCCCAACAGGTGAAAGAGGCAGGAATCGTCAAGACCGCCATGATCGCCGTTGGTCAGGCCTTTGCCCAAGCAGACTTGAAGGCGGTTTCAAAACTATACGACAAGAACTTCGCCCACGGCTGTCGGGGTTGA
- the pdxH gene encoding pyridoxamine 5'-phosphate oxidase, which yields MSLIKKIIVRLIKSGASRYLDEAKLSRATADVNPFRQFDAWFELAKEVDPEFANAMVLSTVSSSGQPSNRLVLLKGVDEQGFVFYTNYGSRKAYELDSNQQASLVFWWKEVYRQVRIEGQVEKVSREESECYFATRPRASQIGAWASRQSATLSRRAQLQEKIDSYQRRFKGQQVPCPPFWGGYRLVPHSLEFWQGRESRLHDRLVYRRTVDGEWEIERLSP from the coding sequence ATGTCTTTGATCAAAAAAATTATTGTCCGTCTCATCAAGAGCGGTGCGAGCCGTTACCTTGACGAGGCAAAACTCAGCAGGGCCACGGCCGATGTCAATCCGTTCCGCCAGTTTGACGCCTGGTTTGAACTGGCCAAGGAGGTGGATCCGGAGTTCGCCAACGCCATGGTGCTCTCCACTGTTTCCTCCTCCGGCCAGCCGTCCAACCGCCTGGTGCTGCTCAAGGGGGTCGACGAACAGGGCTTTGTCTTTTACACCAATTACGGCAGCCGCAAAGCTTACGAACTTGACAGCAACCAGCAGGCAAGTTTAGTGTTCTGGTGGAAGGAGGTCTATCGCCAGGTGAGAATCGAGGGCCAGGTGGAAAAGGTCAGCCGTGAAGAATCGGAATGCTACTTTGCGACCAGGCCGCGGGCTAGCCAGATCGGGGCCTGGGCCTCTCGGCAAAGCGCCACCCTCAGCCGTCGGGCCCAACTCCAGGAAAAAATCGATTCATACCAACGTCGATTCAAGGGACAGCAAGTGCCATGCCCACCCTTCTGGGGCGGCTACCGTCTGGTTCCCCACTCACTTGAATTCTGGCAGGGCCGTGAAAGCCGCCTGCATGATCGCCTTGTCTACCGAAGGACGGTGGACGGAGAATGGGAGATCGAACGGCTGTCACCATGA
- the cobJ gene encoding precorrin-3B C(17)-methyltransferase: MEQCNHRPGRDASNAVGRLSIVGTGPGGLEHLTEAAKTAIARSSTIIGYSTYLDLIPELLVGKVVLSSAMMQEVDRCRKALEMAEAGHDIALVCGGDPGIYAMAGLVFELAAEKDSSATIEVIPGLAALNSCAARLGAPLMHDFAAISLSDLLTPWPLIEKRLSAAASADFVIVIYNPKSKKRTEHIVRARELILEHRDASTPAGIVTAATRGQETITLTTLGKLLDAKITMQSTVIVGNSKTFCWRNFMITPRGYADKYTLS; the protein is encoded by the coding sequence ATGGAACAATGTAACCATCGCCCTGGCCGAGACGCAAGTAATGCTGTCGGTCGACTCTCAATCGTCGGCACCGGACCCGGCGGCCTCGAACACCTGACCGAAGCCGCCAAGACGGCTATTGCCCGTTCCTCTACCATCATCGGCTACAGCACCTACCTCGATCTCATCCCTGAACTGCTGGTGGGCAAGGTGGTGCTCTCCTCGGCCATGATGCAGGAGGTGGACCGTTGCCGCAAGGCGCTTGAGATGGCAGAGGCCGGCCACGACATCGCCCTGGTCTGCGGCGGAGATCCCGGCATCTATGCCATGGCCGGTCTGGTCTTCGAGTTGGCCGCCGAGAAGGATAGTTCTGCCACCATCGAAGTTATTCCCGGTCTCGCCGCCTTGAACAGCTGCGCGGCCCGTCTCGGCGCCCCGCTGATGCACGATTTTGCCGCCATCAGCCTCTCCGACCTCCTTACCCCATGGCCGCTGATTGAAAAACGCCTCTCCGCCGCGGCGTCCGCCGACTTCGTGATCGTCATCTACAATCCCAAATCAAAGAAACGGACCGAACACATTGTCCGGGCCAGAGAACTGATCCTGGAGCATCGGGACGCATCAACGCCAGCCGGCATCGTCACCGCCGCCACCAGAGGACAGGAAACCATCACCCTCACCACCCTGGGGAAGCTGCTTGATGCAAAAATTACCATGCAGTCCACGGTCATCGTCGGCAACTCCAAGACCTTCTGCTGGCGCAACTTTATGATCACCCCCAGGGGGTACGCCGATAAATACACCTTGAGCTGA
- a CDS encoding methylenetetrahydrofolate reductase, giving the protein MTTESSFRRSLFDRNQFTLTFELVPSRGGHSKGQSRLLNLARQAAADGRMQAVSITENAGGHPALSPEVLGQEIQAMGLEVINHFSCKDKNRNQMESLLFSWDRQGLHNLLVLSGDYPQEGYQGRPKPVFDLDSVQVLDLISQMNRGRIEASHPEAALEFTPTSFLKGVAVSPFKLLPSELFLQYAKLHRKIKAGADYIITQLGYDARKFHEVLLYLKLNNFNLPVLGNVFIPNLTVAKLMHHGEIPGCVVSDTLYAQIMEEAASPDRGRQARLIRAAKLLAILKGLGYAGAHIGGPGLTFTDLDFVISQAHDLTPDWRDLVPELTYWPDNGAYFYAQDPENGLNMAQAIKDPAVNPGLSIPYALSHAVHSLFFEPDGAGFTLARKLCLGLGEAGYDTLLMRIEYLIKLLLFGCQNCGDCRLADLAYLCPQSGCAKYMLNGPCGGSQNGWCEVYPNRKRCFYVRIYRRLARYGLIDIMKEAPTRPRDWSLHNTSSWLNFFNNFEQKP; this is encoded by the coding sequence ATGACCACCGAATCCTCCTTCCGTCGCTCTCTCTTTGACCGCAACCAATTCACCCTCACCTTCGAGTTGGTGCCAAGCCGAGGTGGTCACAGCAAGGGCCAAAGCCGTTTACTGAACCTCGCCCGCCAAGCGGCAGCCGACGGCCGTATGCAGGCGGTCAGCATCACCGAGAACGCCGGTGGTCATCCCGCCCTGTCTCCCGAAGTCCTGGGTCAGGAGATCCAGGCAATGGGTCTGGAGGTCATCAACCATTTCTCCTGCAAGGACAAGAACCGCAACCAGATGGAGAGCCTGCTGTTCAGTTGGGATCGGCAGGGCCTCCACAACCTGCTGGTGCTTTCCGGCGATTACCCCCAAGAGGGCTATCAGGGCAGGCCGAAACCGGTGTTCGACCTCGACAGCGTTCAAGTCTTGGATCTGATTTCGCAGATGAATCGAGGCCGGATCGAAGCCTCCCATCCGGAGGCCGCCCTTGAGTTCACCCCCACTTCCTTCCTGAAGGGGGTGGCGGTTTCCCCCTTCAAACTTCTGCCGTCCGAACTCTTCCTCCAATACGCCAAGCTGCACCGCAAGATCAAGGCTGGCGCCGACTACATCATCACCCAGCTGGGCTACGACGCCAGAAAATTCCATGAGGTTCTGCTCTACCTCAAACTCAACAATTTCAACCTGCCGGTACTAGGCAACGTCTTTATCCCCAACCTTACCGTAGCTAAACTTATGCATCACGGAGAGATCCCCGGTTGCGTAGTCAGCGACACCCTCTATGCCCAAATCATGGAAGAAGCCGCCTCACCGGACCGAGGTCGTCAGGCCAGACTGATCAGGGCAGCAAAACTTTTAGCCATCCTCAAAGGATTAGGGTATGCAGGCGCCCATATCGGCGGACCGGGACTCACCTTTACCGATCTGGACTTCGTGATCAGTCAAGCCCATGACCTCACTCCTGACTGGCGTGACTTGGTCCCAGAACTCACCTACTGGCCAGACAATGGCGCCTATTTTTATGCCCAAGACCCTGAAAACGGCCTCAACATGGCGCAGGCCATCAAGGATCCTGCCGTCAATCCTGGACTGTCTATTCCGTACGCCCTGTCCCATGCAGTACACTCCCTCTTTTTTGAACCAGACGGGGCAGGATTTACCTTGGCCCGGAAACTCTGCCTGGGGCTCGGCGAGGCAGGATACGACACCCTGCTGATGAGGATTGAGTATCTCATTAAACTCCTGCTCTTCGGATGCCAGAACTGCGGGGATTGCCGACTGGCCGATCTCGCCTACCTCTGTCCTCAGTCCGGCTGCGCCAAATACATGTTGAACGGTCCCTGCGGCGGCAGCCAAAATGGTTGGTGCGAAGTCTATCCTAATCGTAAGCGGTGTTTCTACGTCCGGATATACCGACGTCTCGCCAGATACGGCCTCATTGACATCATGAAAGAGGCCCCGACGCGCCCCCGAGACTGGTCACTCCACAATACATCTTCATGGCTTAATTTCTTCAATAATTTTGAGCAAAAACCGTAA
- a CDS encoding amidophosphoribosyltransferase encodes MPCNTQSLRPKEECGVCGIFGHPDAAKLTYFGLYALQHRGQESAGIVSSDGVKVHEYKAMGLVPEVFSETILGRLHGNMALGHVRYSTTGGSSVINAQPFTASHQGGTIAIAHNGNLVNTKELRDELEAAGAIFQSSTDSEVVVHLLAHNSALGLEQSIQKTFTRVSGAYSILLMTKTQLIAIRDPYGFRPLCLGQLNSGGYVVASETCALDLIEAKYIRDIEPGEILIIDKNGLRTISTPPLHKPRFCIFEQVYFARPDSDIFGLNVYSSRKKMGAILAREAKIDADFVMPFPDSGNYAALGYSQASGLPLEMGMIRNHYIGRTFIQPTQSMRDFSVRVKLNPVRSFLEGKRVIIMEDSIIRGTTGRSRVQSLRNAGAKEVHMLISCPPTRYPCFYGIDFPTGGQLIAANNTVEEIRKSLDLDSLQYLSIEGLVEATGMPKDTFCLACFNNDYPVPPDQNFHKLAFGS; translated from the coding sequence ATGCCTTGCAACACCCAATCACTCAGGCCCAAGGAAGAATGCGGAGTCTGCGGAATTTTTGGACACCCTGACGCAGCAAAACTCACGTACTTCGGCCTTTACGCCCTTCAACATCGCGGACAAGAGAGTGCCGGCATTGTCTCTTCCGATGGTGTCAAAGTCCATGAATACAAAGCAATGGGCTTGGTCCCGGAGGTTTTCTCCGAGACAATCCTAGGCCGCCTGCACGGCAACATGGCCTTAGGGCATGTCCGTTACTCAACTACCGGCGGTTCCAGCGTCATTAACGCCCAGCCATTTACAGCCTCCCACCAAGGTGGCACCATCGCCATTGCCCATAACGGTAATCTAGTCAACACCAAAGAACTTCGCGATGAGCTGGAGGCCGCTGGCGCTATCTTCCAGTCCTCTACCGACAGCGAGGTTGTGGTTCATCTTCTTGCCCACAACTCGGCTCTCGGACTTGAACAGTCAATCCAAAAAACTTTCACCCGGGTGAGTGGCGCATACTCTATCCTGTTGATGACCAAAACTCAGCTCATCGCTATCCGCGACCCTTACGGCTTCCGCCCCTTATGTCTCGGACAACTGAACAGCGGAGGCTATGTCGTTGCTTCCGAAACTTGTGCTCTGGACCTGATCGAGGCAAAATACATTAGAGACATCGAGCCGGGAGAAATCCTGATCATTGATAAGAATGGGCTCCGTACCATTTCAACCCCTCCCTTGCACAAACCGCGATTCTGCATCTTCGAACAGGTCTATTTTGCCCGCCCAGACAGCGATATCTTCGGACTGAATGTCTATTCCTCCCGCAAAAAAATGGGGGCAATCCTTGCTCGTGAAGCCAAAATCGATGCCGATTTTGTCATGCCCTTTCCCGACTCGGGCAACTACGCGGCTCTAGGCTACTCGCAAGCATCAGGACTACCACTTGAGATGGGAATGATACGCAACCATTATATTGGTCGTACCTTCATTCAACCAACCCAGTCCATGCGCGACTTTTCGGTACGGGTCAAGTTGAACCCGGTTCGTTCCTTTCTAGAGGGCAAACGGGTAATCATCATGGAAGACTCCATTATCCGCGGCACCACCGGTCGCAGCCGGGTACAGTCCCTGCGTAACGCCGGGGCCAAGGAAGTCCATATGCTGATTAGCTGCCCCCCTACCAGATATCCCTGCTTTTATGGCATTGACTTCCCCACCGGAGGTCAGTTAATCGCAGCCAATAACACAGTCGAAGAGATCCGCAAATCCCTTGATCTTGATTCACTTCAATACTTAAGTATTGAAGGCCTAGTCGAAGCCACTGGCATGCCAAAGGATACCTTCTGTCTTGCCTGCTTCAACAACGACTATCCGGTCCCACCTGATCAGAACTTCCACAAGCTGGCCTTTGGCAGCTGA